Proteins from a genomic interval of Arthrobacter sp. CAN_C5:
- a CDS encoding helix-turn-helix domain-containing protein produces the protein MVAICNLWRFEPALTVNVVWTDPDCPVARTADVVGDRWSLLVIRDAMDGARSFTDFLHRTGIARNILTERLRSLTTHGLLARVDAPSGKRKLYELTDAGRDFFPVIVALRQWGERHAFRAGEEHSWLVGDNGIQVPQLIPMAGDGTVLTSDNTRVRGVEGLVTGMGG, from the coding sequence ATGGTAGCGATATGCAACTTATGGAGGTTTGAACCGGCTTTGACTGTGAACGTCGTGTGGACAGATCCGGATTGCCCCGTCGCGCGGACAGCCGATGTGGTGGGAGACCGTTGGAGCTTGCTGGTCATACGCGATGCGATGGATGGCGCCCGGTCTTTCACTGATTTCCTGCACCGCACCGGCATCGCCCGTAATATCCTCACAGAGCGGCTGCGAAGCCTCACCACCCATGGCCTTCTCGCTCGGGTCGACGCGCCGTCCGGTAAGCGCAAACTGTATGAGCTCACCGACGCTGGCAGGGACTTCTTTCCAGTGATTGTTGCACTGCGTCAATGGGGGGAGCGTCACGCGTTCCGTGCCGGGGAAGAACATTCATGGCTGGTGGGCGACAACGGCATTCAGGTACCACAGCTCATCCCTATGGCAGGTGATGGGACAGTACTCACGAGTGACAATACGCGCGTCCGGGGTGTTGAAGGGTTGGTGACCGGCATGGGCGGGTAG
- a CDS encoding NAD(P)-binding domain-containing protein — protein MKITILGAGNVGSALAARLVAAGHPVTLAASHPDSPRLVAAAAATGAQAATASAAAAGADLVILAVPFNALDTALNDQVREALVGTPVVDATNPLAADFMSLTLGHTTSAGEQVAALLPQSPVVKAFNTIMAATLHTPVLGGVAQILPVAGDDPAAKQTVLDLGIQLGFDAIDVGPMSNARYLEPAVELLIQLAYGQGLGPGIGFHLARA, from the coding sequence ATGAAAATCACCATTCTGGGAGCCGGCAACGTCGGCAGTGCCCTCGCCGCCCGGCTCGTGGCGGCGGGACATCCCGTCACCCTCGCTGCCAGCCACCCCGACTCCCCGCGCCTCGTCGCCGCAGCGGCTGCGACCGGCGCGCAGGCGGCTACTGCGTCGGCCGCCGCCGCCGGGGCGGATTTGGTGATCCTCGCCGTGCCCTTCAACGCACTCGACACCGCCTTGAATGACCAGGTGCGTGAGGCCCTGGTCGGCACCCCGGTCGTCGATGCCACCAACCCGTTGGCAGCAGACTTCATGTCCCTGACACTCGGGCACACCACATCAGCCGGCGAGCAGGTAGCCGCTCTCCTGCCGCAGTCCCCCGTGGTCAAGGCCTTCAACACGATCATGGCCGCCACTTTGCACACTCCGGTTCTGGGCGGTGTGGCCCAGATTCTGCCCGTCGCGGGAGACGATCCAGCTGCTAAGCAGACCGTGCTTGACCTGGGAATCCAGCTGGGTTTCGATGCCATCGATGTCGGCCCGATGAGTAATGCCCGTTACCTCGAGCCCGCGGTCGAGCTGCTCATCCAGCTCGCCTACGGCCAGGGGTTAGGACCTGGCATCGGCTTCCACCTCGCCCGGGCGTGA
- a CDS encoding IS110 family transposase: MFERTSVGLDVHARSVAGCALDGQTGEVFQRRMTPDRDEILAWIVSLPPPVRVVYEAGPTGFGLARFLLGAGIDTVVAAPSKLQRPSGDRVKTDARDALHLARLLKLGEITVVRIPSADQEAARDLVRSREDVRGDLMRCRHRISKFLLRQGIVYSGGQAWTGTHELWLARQHFPAPARQLTYESSLEAMHETLDRRERLDEAIASMAYGSEYTPVVRALQCLRGISTLSAFGLAVEIGDWNRFSGATIGAYLGLVPTEHSSGASRSQGSITKTGNTHARRLLVEAAWHHRRPYNNPSRMMRARWEEASSEARTRGHAGNRRLHHRWITYLERRKRPVIANVAIARELAGWCWSLAVTAEAPPGPVPVR; encoded by the coding sequence ATGTTCGAGCGTACAAGCGTCGGCTTGGATGTCCATGCCCGTTCCGTGGCCGGGTGCGCCCTGGATGGGCAGACCGGTGAGGTTTTCCAGCGCCGGATGACACCGGACCGGGATGAGATCCTGGCCTGGATTGTCTCTCTTCCGCCGCCGGTGAGGGTCGTCTACGAGGCCGGTCCGACCGGTTTCGGTCTGGCCCGGTTCCTGCTTGGTGCCGGCATCGATACGGTGGTCGCGGCCCCGTCGAAGCTTCAGCGCCCCTCCGGTGACCGGGTCAAGACCGATGCGAGGGATGCCCTGCATCTGGCCCGGCTGCTGAAACTCGGTGAGATCACGGTCGTGCGGATCCCCTCGGCGGATCAGGAAGCGGCCCGGGATCTGGTGCGTTCCCGCGAGGATGTCCGCGGGGATCTGATGCGCTGCCGGCACCGGATTTCCAAGTTCCTGTTGCGCCAGGGCATCGTGTATTCCGGCGGGCAGGCCTGGACCGGGACCCACGAACTTTGGCTGGCCCGCCAGCATTTCCCGGCCCCGGCCCGGCAGCTGACGTATGAATCATCCCTGGAGGCCATGCACGAGACCCTGGACCGCCGGGAGCGCCTCGATGAGGCCATCGCCTCAATGGCCTACGGAAGCGAATACACCCCGGTGGTCCGGGCACTGCAGTGCCTGCGCGGCATTTCCACGCTGAGCGCGTTCGGGTTGGCCGTGGAGATCGGGGACTGGAACCGGTTCAGCGGCGCCACCATCGGGGCCTACCTGGGGCTGGTGCCCACCGAACATTCCTCGGGTGCCTCCCGGTCACAGGGATCGATCACGAAGACCGGAAACACCCACGCCCGCCGGCTCCTGGTCGAGGCCGCCTGGCACCACCGCCGCCCGTATAACAACCCCTCACGAATGATGCGCGCCCGGTGGGAGGAAGCCAGCTCCGAGGCCCGGACCCGCGGGCATGCCGGGAACCGCCGCCTGCACCACCGGTGGATCACCTACCTGGAACGCCGCAAACGCCCCGTCATCGCCAACGTGGCCATCGCCCGGGAACTGGCTGGCTGGTGCTGGTCCCTGGCCGTCACCGCCGAAGCCCCACCCGGGCCGGTACCGGTCAGATAA
- a CDS encoding MarR family winged helix-turn-helix transcriptional regulator: MKPHWLDEDEMRAWVAFLDTSNLLLRRIDQQLREDGGVSQPQYELLVRLAEAPGGRLRMTELAAALVASRSGLTYQVAQLEKAGLVRREACLDDERGVLAVLTDAGEQVLHQAAPGHVRVVREGLIDLLDRDQLVAVADALGQVRTHLRQAAPGAGGGDLRDAERPASQ, translated from the coding sequence ATGAAACCGCATTGGTTGGATGAGGACGAAATGCGCGCCTGGGTGGCGTTTTTGGACACCAGTAACCTGCTCCTCCGGCGCATCGACCAGCAGCTCCGTGAAGACGGCGGGGTCAGCCAGCCCCAGTATGAGCTGCTCGTGCGTCTGGCTGAAGCTCCGGGAGGGCGGTTACGGATGACGGAACTGGCTGCGGCGCTCGTCGCCTCCCGCAGCGGGCTGACTTACCAGGTCGCCCAGCTGGAGAAGGCCGGCCTTGTGCGCCGCGAGGCCTGCCTCGATGACGAGCGCGGAGTCCTGGCCGTCCTCACTGATGCCGGTGAGCAGGTGCTGCATCAAGCCGCCCCGGGACATGTGCGCGTCGTGCGCGAGGGTCTGATCGACCTGCTGGACCGGGATCAGCTGGTGGCGGTGGCCGACGCCCTCGGCCAGGTCCGCACGCATCTACGACAGGCCGCTCCGGGTGCTGGGGGCGGGGACCTGCGCGACGCCGAACGGCCCGCGTCCCAGTAG
- a CDS encoding aminotransferase class V-fold PLP-dependent enzyme produces the protein MSRTPVDVRAEGAVSPQAMSGYLAQFSEDPGYLNFASYGTPSRQVVGESQRLMELAAVGADSTTQLHSMDNRAIAAASRLSGFAHSSISLVPSTSHGLFQFAFGLTGGEVLVGAAEFPANLYPWWRAQEAGRITVRLMDAGQHAASGWPFVTPELIRAHLTDAITAVSVSAVDFRTGFRADLPAIREVIGDRLLIVDGIQGFGVADMPWTAADALVVGGQKWLRAGWGCGFLALSDRGLERLENTLGGWTGVHSPTQYDGLEHAPADGARRFSITNGSPFASGGLASGLELVESVGVPSLEKRIADRTTRLIESLRSSGVALGSPPEPNRRAGIVVARSTGAPAGRVHGQLAAAGITTTLHAPDRIRLSLHATTTDTAIDEASSILKGLS, from the coding sequence GTGAGCAGGACCCCGGTGGACGTGCGGGCAGAAGGCGCGGTCTCGCCTCAGGCGATGAGCGGGTATCTGGCACAGTTCAGCGAAGATCCCGGATACCTCAACTTCGCCAGCTACGGCACCCCATCCCGGCAGGTCGTTGGTGAATCTCAACGCCTAATGGAGCTCGCGGCTGTCGGAGCGGACTCAACCACACAGCTGCATTCGATGGACAATCGTGCAATCGCCGCTGCCTCCAGGCTAAGCGGCTTCGCGCACAGCTCCATCAGTCTTGTGCCCAGCACCTCGCACGGGTTGTTCCAATTCGCCTTCGGCCTAACCGGCGGCGAGGTGCTCGTGGGAGCCGCTGAATTTCCGGCCAATCTCTACCCCTGGTGGCGTGCGCAGGAGGCGGGCCGGATCACGGTGCGTCTGATGGACGCGGGGCAGCACGCAGCGTCGGGCTGGCCCTTCGTGACACCCGAACTGATCCGAGCACACCTGACTGACGCCATCACCGCCGTGTCCGTGAGCGCGGTGGACTTCCGCACCGGGTTCCGCGCCGATCTCCCCGCGATCCGGGAGGTCATCGGCGACCGCTTGCTGATCGTCGACGGAATCCAGGGATTCGGAGTCGCTGATATGCCATGGACGGCCGCCGATGCCTTGGTCGTGGGCGGCCAGAAATGGTTACGCGCGGGATGGGGATGCGGATTCCTCGCTCTGTCCGACCGCGGCCTGGAGCGCCTCGAAAACACGCTGGGCGGCTGGACAGGCGTTCATTCGCCGACGCAATACGACGGCCTCGAGCATGCGCCTGCCGACGGCGCGCGTCGGTTCTCAATCACCAATGGCTCCCCCTTCGCATCTGGTGGCCTCGCCAGCGGACTCGAGCTTGTCGAATCGGTGGGCGTGCCCTCCTTGGAGAAGCGGATTGCAGATCGGACAACCCGGCTGATCGAAAGCCTGCGCAGCTCAGGGGTGGCTCTGGGTTCTCCTCCGGAACCGAACCGGCGCGCGGGGATCGTTGTCGCACGATCGACCGGCGCTCCGGCCGGGCGTGTGCACGGACAGCTCGCCGCAGCCGGAATCACCACCACCCTGCACGCACCTGACCGCATCCGACTGTCACTGCACGCCACTACGACCGACACTGCCATTGACGAAGCGTCAAGTATTTTGAAAGGACTGTCATGA
- a CDS encoding NAD(P)-dependent alcohol dehydrogenase has protein sequence MSTSGRSVRGNPSGQAHPTETPMQAMVQETYGPADVLHLARISRPVFGPEDVLVRVHAAGLDRGTWHVTTGLPYALRLAYGMRAPKNPVPGLDLAGTVAAVGAAVTRFSIGDEVYGFGKGSFAEFAAASEKKLARKPANLTFVQASAVPVSASTALQALRAAGPIMQGQKVLILGASGGVGGYAVQLAKSAGAVVTGVSSTAKMDLVRFLGADHVIDYTRQDFAGGGDRYDLILDIAGNPTLSRLRNALTPSGTAVIVGGEEGGSWTGSMDRQLRALVLSPFISQRLTTVVGKENAADLEHLRVLIEAGTLRPVIDRTYTLEQTPEAMRYFEAGKARGKIVIIVRPHSA, from the coding sequence ATGTCGACCAGCGGACGGAGCGTCCGGGGAAATCCGTCCGGACAAGCCCACCCCACGGAAACGCCAATGCAGGCCATGGTGCAGGAAACCTATGGGCCCGCCGACGTCCTGCACCTGGCGCGTATTTCCCGCCCCGTCTTCGGCCCGGAGGATGTTCTGGTCCGGGTCCATGCGGCGGGACTGGACCGGGGCACCTGGCATGTGACCACAGGTTTGCCCTACGCACTGCGGCTGGCGTATGGAATGCGCGCCCCGAAGAATCCTGTCCCGGGACTGGACCTGGCGGGCACGGTCGCAGCAGTTGGGGCAGCAGTGACCAGGTTCTCCATCGGGGACGAAGTCTACGGGTTCGGAAAGGGCTCATTTGCCGAGTTCGCTGCAGCGTCCGAGAAAAAGCTCGCCCGTAAACCCGCGAACCTGACGTTCGTTCAAGCATCGGCGGTCCCAGTGTCGGCCAGCACCGCACTGCAGGCGCTCCGCGCCGCAGGGCCAATCATGCAGGGGCAGAAGGTGCTGATTCTCGGCGCCTCGGGCGGGGTCGGAGGCTATGCCGTGCAGCTGGCCAAGTCCGCCGGGGCCGTGGTCACCGGCGTGAGCAGCACCGCCAAGATGGACCTGGTCCGTTTCCTCGGAGCCGACCACGTCATTGACTACACGCGCCAGGACTTCGCCGGCGGAGGCGATCGATACGACCTGATCCTGGACATTGCAGGAAACCCGACCCTCAGCCGGCTCCGCAACGCGCTCACCCCTTCGGGAACGGCCGTCATCGTCGGCGGGGAGGAAGGCGGATCGTGGACCGGCAGCATGGACCGGCAGCTCCGGGCGCTGGTCCTCTCCCCATTCATCAGCCAGCGGCTGACCACCGTGGTGGGCAAGGAAAACGCAGCGGACCTGGAACACCTCCGCGTACTCATCGAAGCCGGCACCCTCAGGCCGGTCATCGACCGGACCTACACCCTGGAACAGACCCCCGAAGCCATGCGCTACTTCGAAGCCGGCAAAGCCCGCGGAAAAATCGTCATCATCGTCCGGCCTCATTCAGCCTAA
- a CDS encoding NAD(P)/FAD-dependent oxidoreductase has protein sequence MTHNSRSTSIWPAERSVAIIGAGYAGVMTANRLRSSLTDEEAEQIRIVIINPTGSFVERIRLHEVAAGTTPTASFPLGDVLHSDVQLLEGSAVHINPRSQVITAETATGAQTLHYDVLAYTVGSLASSTVPGASTYAHTIADADGALRAQTAIKIAPSGKRIIVVGGGYTSIEAASEIAEQHPDAVVTLLCGGELAESMTARARASIRKSLERLNVVVRSGVRISSVTQQGVTTNSGEQIVADVCIWAASFAVPKLAETSGLATDSSGRLQVDACLRAWDYPNIIGAGDATVMPAGLGSHLRMGCAAALPMGSFAARTILAQLRGVEPEPASIGYVLQCLSLGRLDGFIQMVGSDDTPRPLWSRGRTGAWIKEAICRMTVSALRKERDRPGSYKAPKGPPAPPTLDVSAPAGTH, from the coding sequence ATGACGCATAATTCCCGCAGTACCAGCATCTGGCCGGCTGAACGGTCGGTGGCAATCATCGGGGCCGGTTACGCCGGCGTAATGACCGCCAACAGGCTGCGCTCCTCACTGACAGATGAAGAAGCTGAGCAGATCCGGATCGTCATCATCAACCCGACGGGATCGTTCGTTGAGAGAATCCGGCTTCACGAGGTCGCTGCCGGCACGACCCCGACCGCTTCCTTCCCGCTTGGCGATGTCCTGCACTCCGACGTCCAACTCTTGGAAGGAAGCGCCGTTCATATCAATCCCCGGAGCCAGGTCATCACGGCCGAAACCGCAACCGGCGCACAAACACTGCACTACGATGTATTGGCATACACCGTTGGAAGTCTGGCCTCCAGCACGGTTCCCGGGGCAAGCACTTACGCTCATACCATCGCCGATGCTGACGGGGCCCTCCGAGCCCAGACCGCGATCAAGATCGCCCCGTCCGGCAAGCGCATCATCGTCGTGGGGGGCGGATACACCTCTATCGAGGCCGCTTCTGAGATCGCTGAGCAACACCCGGACGCAGTCGTCACCCTCCTCTGCGGTGGAGAACTTGCAGAATCGATGACGGCCCGCGCCAGGGCGAGCATCCGAAAGTCACTGGAACGCCTGAATGTCGTCGTCAGGTCGGGCGTCCGCATCAGTTCAGTGACGCAGCAGGGAGTGACCACAAATTCCGGCGAACAGATTGTTGCTGATGTTTGTATCTGGGCTGCTTCCTTTGCCGTTCCGAAGCTTGCGGAAACGAGCGGTCTGGCCACCGATTCCTCCGGCCGGCTTCAGGTCGACGCGTGCCTGAGGGCCTGGGATTACCCGAATATCATTGGCGCCGGTGATGCCACCGTCATGCCGGCAGGGCTGGGAAGCCACCTTCGTATGGGGTGCGCGGCGGCACTTCCGATGGGGAGTTTCGCCGCTAGGACAATCCTTGCCCAGCTCAGAGGAGTCGAACCGGAACCGGCCTCAATTGGATACGTCCTGCAGTGCCTGAGTCTTGGGCGGCTGGACGGTTTCATCCAGATGGTGGGCTCTGACGACACGCCTCGACCCCTGTGGTCTCGCGGGCGTACCGGGGCTTGGATCAAAGAGGCCATCTGTCGGATGACCGTCAGCGCCCTGCGAAAGGAACGGGACCGGCCCGGATCCTACAAAGCACCGAAAGGGCCCCCGGCGCCCCCCACATTGGACGTTTCTGCCCCGGCCGGCACCCACTGA
- a CDS encoding DUF4386 domain-containing protein, whose protein sequence is MTRSRRIARSVGTLMLAAFPLYSIGSSIATTASPGPLLVSGVAAMLLNSVAVVAIGVLMLPVLRPHAPKVAAGYLATRIFEGTFLAVGAAALLVGAADIDSFAYNIAMAGLGVGSLFFCAALYRSRLVPRFLAVWGFIGYGALAVGCFLDLAGVAGAGLVSMVPGGLFELVFAIWLIARGFGPTSTNASRGDFAGLDHASGPGEAAPARAGIEPGRGKSSAAMSLETPR, encoded by the coding sequence ATGACCCGTTCCCGCAGAATCGCCCGCAGTGTCGGCACGCTCATGCTTGCCGCTTTCCCCCTCTACAGCATTGGAAGCTCAATCGCGACGACGGCCTCCCCCGGCCCGCTTCTCGTCAGCGGCGTGGCGGCGATGTTGCTCAACTCGGTGGCCGTCGTCGCAATCGGTGTGCTTATGCTGCCGGTCCTCCGCCCGCACGCCCCGAAAGTTGCCGCCGGCTACCTCGCCACCCGGATCTTCGAGGGCACGTTCCTGGCGGTCGGCGCAGCCGCCCTGCTCGTCGGAGCCGCCGACATCGACTCCTTCGCGTACAACATCGCCATGGCAGGCCTCGGGGTCGGAAGCCTGTTCTTTTGCGCCGCGCTCTACCGCTCTCGCCTCGTGCCCCGGTTCCTCGCGGTCTGGGGATTCATCGGCTATGGCGCCCTCGCGGTCGGCTGCTTCCTTGACCTCGCCGGAGTAGCCGGCGCCGGCCTCGTCTCCATGGTTCCCGGGGGCCTGTTTGAACTGGTCTTCGCCATCTGGCTCATTGCGCGCGGCTTTGGCCCGACCTCGACCAACGCGTCCCGAGGTGACTTCGCGGGCCTCGACCATGCCTCCGGCCCGGGCGAAGCAGCACCCGCCCGCGCCGGGATTGAGCCGGGACGTGGAAAGAGCAGCGCTGCCATGTCGCTGGAAACGCCTCGATGA
- a CDS encoding MFS transporter, translated as MNRRTRTLLVLICGVAVASVYASQPVIGQMGVDLGVPAGSVGWFVAVGQLGYLLGLIFLVPLGDLIDRRQLIVAHLIAVAAGLVLVAAAPAAWVAFAGIAITGVFAVVVQTAVAYAAAVSAPAERGHNLGIVTSGVVVGILGGRILAGFLADVWGWRSVFIVLAVFAATLVLLMLLLLPDDARPRDVRYGALIRSFAGMFFQPVFFSRGVIAFFLFASFGALWSGMTLPLTASPWHLNETQVGLFGIAGLAGAIGAARAGSWADAGSANRLTGIALVILLISWLAIGQLPSSLILLIVGVILLDFAVQATHVSNQHLLTSVYADRTSTTIGAYMVFYSLGSALGAATTTALYDTAGWAGSALLGAAFAVGGLSTWALNRRTMNRVRPTVR; from the coding sequence GTGAATCGGCGAACGAGAACGCTCCTGGTTCTGATCTGCGGCGTCGCGGTTGCGAGCGTGTATGCAAGCCAGCCGGTCATCGGTCAGATGGGCGTTGACCTGGGAGTGCCGGCTGGGTCGGTGGGATGGTTCGTGGCCGTCGGTCAACTCGGTTATCTCCTAGGCCTGATCTTTCTTGTGCCATTAGGCGATCTGATCGATCGAAGACAGTTGATCGTTGCCCACCTCATTGCAGTAGCTGCGGGCCTGGTCCTTGTGGCAGCCGCACCCGCAGCGTGGGTCGCCTTCGCTGGCATCGCGATAACGGGCGTGTTCGCCGTGGTCGTGCAGACCGCGGTTGCCTACGCTGCGGCGGTTTCTGCGCCGGCCGAGCGTGGACACAATCTGGGAATCGTGACCTCAGGTGTCGTAGTGGGCATCCTTGGTGGGCGCATCCTCGCTGGGTTTCTTGCTGACGTGTGGGGATGGCGCAGCGTCTTCATTGTGTTAGCAGTATTTGCGGCGACTCTAGTGTTGTTGATGCTGCTTCTGCTTCCTGATGATGCCAGGCCGAGGGATGTCCGGTATGGGGCATTGATCCGCTCTTTCGCGGGCATGTTCTTTCAACCGGTTTTTTTCAGTCGGGGGGTAATCGCCTTCTTCTTATTCGCTTCCTTCGGCGCCCTGTGGAGCGGCATGACCCTGCCCTTGACCGCTTCGCCGTGGCACCTCAACGAAACACAGGTGGGATTGTTCGGCATCGCTGGACTTGCTGGTGCAATCGGCGCCGCCCGTGCTGGTAGTTGGGCAGACGCCGGAAGCGCGAACCGCCTCACAGGTATCGCACTGGTGATCTTGCTGATCTCATGGCTCGCGATCGGGCAGCTTCCTTCGTCACTCATACTTCTCATCGTTGGAGTCATCCTGCTCGATTTCGCTGTCCAGGCAACCCACGTCAGCAACCAGCACCTTCTGACCAGCGTCTACGCTGACCGCACGAGCACCACCATCGGCGCCTACATGGTCTTCTACTCTCTAGGCTCCGCGCTCGGCGCCGCGACTACAACGGCTCTATATGACACCGCCGGCTGGGCGGGGTCGGCTCTGCTGGGCGCAGCCTTCGCCGTCGGTGGACTCAGCACGTGGGCCCTGAATCGGCGAACGATGAATAGGGTTAGACCTACGGTCCGCTAG
- a CDS encoding TetR/AcrR family transcriptional regulator has protein sequence MGRTSDAPQNLMEAARTLMHDRGYSAIGVAEICDRADVRKGSFYYFFESKQALTVATLRATWALERARWVEILGRGTGLEGLEALIQEQVQGQYDRQRSTGSVVGCLYGNLAVETTTSEQDLRDCLREIFDDQSQLIFENLRRATLDGPLDDDKATIVNARALIAQLEGNVLLAKLYNDPALLGPLWSHIEGFLGITVLTSDV, from the coding sequence ATGGGCAGAACAAGCGATGCACCTCAAAACCTTATGGAGGCCGCGCGCACGCTGATGCATGACCGCGGATACAGTGCGATCGGAGTGGCGGAAATCTGTGATCGGGCGGACGTCCGAAAGGGAAGCTTCTACTACTTCTTCGAGTCGAAGCAGGCGCTGACGGTGGCGACCCTGCGGGCAACATGGGCCTTGGAACGCGCCCGCTGGGTTGAGATCCTCGGCCGGGGAACCGGCCTGGAGGGGCTCGAGGCGCTGATCCAGGAACAGGTTCAGGGCCAGTACGACCGGCAACGCTCGACGGGGTCGGTCGTGGGCTGTCTCTACGGCAACCTGGCTGTTGAGACCACCACCTCCGAGCAGGATCTGCGTGATTGCCTCCGGGAAATCTTCGATGATCAGAGCCAGCTCATCTTCGAGAATCTGCGCAGGGCAACGCTCGACGGACCGCTCGATGACGACAAAGCCACCATCGTTAATGCCAGAGCGCTCATCGCTCAGCTGGAGGGCAACGTCCTGCTCGCGAAGCTGTACAACGACCCCGCACTGCTCGGCCCGCTCTGGTCACACATTGAAGGGTTCCTCGGCATAACGGTCCTCACCAGCGACGTCTGA
- a CDS encoding flavodoxin family protein produces MHAEAGVTVAVAYHSGYGHTERQAQAVAEGARQAVGSTAVLYNVAELSDELWEGLAEADAIIFGTPTYMGSQSSVFQAFAEASGSVWAAQGWKDKVAANALTSLSVLAAQHSMHWVSQGPVPQVLETPREPRTQQFLQRVLA; encoded by the coding sequence ATGCATGCAGAAGCAGGCGTTACGGTAGCCGTGGCGTATCACAGTGGATATGGACATACGGAGCGTCAGGCGCAGGCGGTTGCTGAGGGCGCCCGGCAGGCGGTCGGCAGCACCGCTGTCCTGTATAACGTGGCCGAGCTCAGTGATGAGCTGTGGGAGGGTCTGGCTGAGGCCGACGCGATCATCTTCGGAACCCCCACTTACATGGGCAGTCAGTCCTCGGTCTTCCAGGCGTTTGCAGAAGCCAGCGGATCGGTGTGGGCGGCGCAGGGGTGGAAAGACAAGGTCGCAGCCAACGCCCTGACCTCCCTATCGGTGCTGGCCGCACAGCACAGCATGCACTGGGTCTCCCAAGGTCCGGTCCCCCAGGTGCTCGAAACACCCCGGGAACCGCGGACCCAGCAGTTCCTGCAGCGGGTTCTCGCGTGA
- a CDS encoding TetR/AcrR family transcriptional regulator C-terminal domain-containing protein, translating to MAKSKPREPVTRERAIRVAVMLADSGGIESLSMRKLATELGIEAMSLYYHVKSKDDILDGMLDVVYSQFSTPRAGDEWRTAMCDRAESMRSALAQHPWAISIKARTSPGPVILGHLDSVIGCLRAAGFSMPLTGHALSLLDSYVNGFAQEEASLPLDSSGDIASATEDIMAQQEQMAQTFPNLADMAVSLILQPGYAYGQEFGFGLELILDGIAAAQTAALADPR from the coding sequence ATGGCTAAGTCGAAACCCAGAGAACCGGTCACACGGGAACGGGCCATCCGCGTGGCCGTCATGCTGGCCGACAGTGGCGGCATCGAGTCGCTGAGCATGCGCAAGCTCGCCACGGAACTGGGCATCGAGGCGATGTCGCTGTACTACCACGTCAAGAGCAAGGACGACATTCTCGACGGAATGCTCGATGTCGTGTACTCGCAGTTCTCGACCCCGCGCGCCGGTGACGAATGGCGCACGGCGATGTGCGATCGCGCGGAGTCCATGCGCAGCGCCTTGGCGCAGCATCCCTGGGCGATCAGCATCAAGGCTCGAACTTCGCCGGGGCCCGTGATTCTCGGTCACCTCGACTCTGTGATTGGCTGCCTGCGCGCGGCTGGTTTTTCCATGCCCCTGACCGGCCACGCGTTATCGCTTCTCGACAGCTATGTGAACGGTTTCGCGCAGGAAGAGGCGTCGCTTCCTCTTGATTCGTCGGGCGACATCGCCAGCGCGACAGAAGACATTATGGCGCAGCAGGAGCAGATGGCCCAGACGTTCCCTAACCTCGCCGATATGGCCGTCAGCCTGATTCTGCAGCCGGGCTACGCCTACGGCCAGGAATTCGGCTTTGGACTGGAGCTCATCCTCGACGGCATTGCAGCGGCGCAGACGGCAGCGCTGGCAGATCCACGCTGA
- a CDS encoding TetR/AcrR family transcriptional regulator — MATQEDWIVEALKVLAANGPSHLTIDRLAGNLRLSKGSFYHHFKSLAAFREQVLAHYEWESTTSLIASVEKHESQDPLRKLERLVDLAIEPSSQTGLQIAVRAWAMQDPEVRKVQERLDRTRLDYGSRLWREAGCHPQEADLRAKSLYLLIIGGRQITPSLPLEELRRICRRAIAAFQSEPLNGQRA, encoded by the coding sequence ATGGCGACTCAAGAGGATTGGATCGTGGAGGCCCTGAAGGTTTTGGCCGCAAACGGGCCCTCCCACCTGACCATTGACCGGCTCGCTGGGAATCTCAGACTGAGCAAGGGATCCTTCTACCATCACTTCAAAAGCCTTGCCGCCTTCCGGGAGCAGGTCTTGGCCCACTACGAGTGGGAGAGCACGACTTCGCTGATCGCCTCTGTCGAAAAGCACGAGTCCCAGGACCCCCTTCGAAAGCTCGAACGGCTCGTGGACCTGGCGATTGAACCCTCCTCCCAGACAGGGCTTCAAATCGCCGTGCGGGCCTGGGCAATGCAGGACCCGGAGGTCCGCAAGGTGCAGGAACGGCTTGACCGGACCCGGCTGGACTATGGAAGCAGGCTCTGGCGCGAAGCCGGTTGTCATCCTCAAGAAGCGGACCTTCGCGCCAAGAGCCTGTATCTGCTGATCATTGGAGGCCGCCAGATCACGCCCTCCTTACCCTTGGAGGAGCTGCGGCGGATCTGTAGACGGGCCATCGCTGCATTCCAGAGCGAGCCTTTGAACGGGCAGCGCGCATGA